A single genomic interval of Gouania willdenowi chromosome 22, fGouWil2.1, whole genome shotgun sequence harbors:
- the LOC114456688 gene encoding uncharacterized protein LOC114456688 isoform X2 → MIIVAGRTILMENENQGKVKKKNKLVRKMKILGQKISQSCRRVLSVFRCRKRSTVEKSKSSSESEESSTEMSSSQVTSDVETEGTMNASLTSLNDVSETYPEDHTGQNIADGLRQAMGLERRETRLYHNRQCLKYEAGS, encoded by the exons atggaGAATGAAAACCAAGGAAAAG taaagaaaaagaacaaattggTGAGAAAAATGAAGATCTTGGGACAAAAGAT TTCACAGAGTTGCAGGAGAGTATTGAGTGTTTTTCGTTGTCGGAAGAGGAGCACTGTGGAAAAATCTAAATCATCATCAGAGAGTGAGGAAAGTTCTACAGAAATGTCCTCCAGTCAG GTCACATCTGACGTAGAGACAGAAGGCACCATGAACGCCAGCCTGACTTCCCTCAATGACGTCAGTGAAACATACCCCGAAGACCACACAGGGCAAAATATAGCCGATGGCCTGAGGCAAGCGATGGGACTTGAACGAAGAGAAACTCGTCTGTATCACAACAGACAATGCCTCAAATATGAAGCTGGCAGCTGA
- the LOC114456688 gene encoding uncharacterized protein LOC114456688 isoform X1 — protein MIGRVLEQQKAIAEVLYNNTRNRHLTPSWQDIDVLEAINKSLSPLVEFTDALSGEQYVSVSFVKPTLHLFNTSILAVQEDDTDLAKCIKKKIVGYLNEKYDDAPTQELLDMASALDPRFKLTYVSEDKRGSIEERLSSEMKAAMEKAPERAVTPADDTDATAAGGARKKKALGSFFKPVIEGTAPRSAALQSNQDQDKAIAFELQSYLQAGITGH, from the exons ATGATTGGCAGGGTCCTAGAGCAGCAGAAGGCCATTGCAGAGGTCCTCTacaacaacacaagaaacagacACCTCACCCCCTCATGGCAGGACATCGATGTACTGGAGGCCATCAACAAGTCACTAAGCCCTCTCGTTGAATTTACCGATGCACTTTCTGGGGAGCAATATGTGAGTGTGTCTTTTGTCAAGCCAACTCTCCACCTTTTCAACACATCCATATTGGCTGTGCAGGAGGACGACACAGACCTTGCAAAGTGTATCAAGAAGAAGATTGTGGGCTATCTCAATGAGAAATATGATGATGCACCAACACAAGAGCTGTTGGACATGGCTTCAGCCCTGGACCCAAGGTTCAAGCTCACATATGTGAGTGAAGACAAGCGTGGGTCAATTGAAGAAAGACTGTCATCTGAGATGAAGGCTGCCATG GAGAAGGCCCCTGAGAGAGCAGTGACTCCTGCTGATGACACTGACGCCACCGCTGCTGGTGGTGCACGAAAGAAGAAAGCCTTGGGCAGCTTCTTCAAGCCGGTCATTGAAGGCACAGCTCCAAGATCCGCTGCTTTGCAATCGAACCAGGACCAAGACAAGGCCATAGCTTTTGAGCTGCAGTCCTACCTTCAGGCAGGGATCACTGGACACTGA
- the LOC114456686 gene encoding zinc finger protein Dzip1-like: MFVPKLFLEGVNYPYGGDTRRSPAPAPAMTPFKFHLRRESMDWRRIIAVDVGLVVSQVDVDMLQEHISMVTFCSLEGECCVRCRNPIDPSLVKLLRLAQLSLEWLLYSQEVLTYNLVAVEERLTAADREHKQLLGQLKKQEEHDIELKPITNNTSLVNSLKTENISLKSENICLKSENISLKSELNRLKEQINEQRQTIEAKTFLEMKQQSQKDLLRATRVSDEAMAQLDRKLDDTKNSLLREMESIYNQNLHALDKVSQNQLVRQEILVNPVDSQQQRDIYKEIQSQTIQMLEQQKKKHSQKWKSRLQGVKAQHKSEIDRLMDELSQMQMYQSENHKMSRILRKKKLIIQAQREQIKSIYLNPPIKEEEEQKEEAEEEEEVPVIKSSPAPEPQQKRVSTMRPVSVPILDPIQELSEDSNTISEKSPAQTEPKPELRKELALTLVRPVESQRTETSGSLTEKKLLLSFIEESDPEMEEVEKQGKVKKKNKLVRKMKILGQKISQSCRRVLSVFRCRKRSTVEKSKSSSESEESSTEMSSSQVTSDVETDGTMNASLTSLNDVSET; this comes from the exons atgtTTGTACCTAAG CTTTTCCTAGAAGGAGTTAATTATCCCTATGGTGGTGACACCCGTAGGAGCCCTGCACCAGCACCAGCCATGACTCCATTCAAATTCCACCTGCGCCGGGAGAGCATGGACTGGAGGCGGATTATCGCGGTGGACGTGGGCCTGGTGGTGAGCCAGGTGGACGTGGACATGCTGCAGGAGCACATCAGCATGGTGACCTTCTGCAGCCTGGAGGGCGAGTGCTGCGTCCGCTGCAGAAACCCCATTGATCCCTCCTTAGTGAAGCTGCTGAGGCTGGCTCAGCTCTCCCTGGAGTGGCTCTTGTACTCCCAGGAGGTCCTCACCTACAACCTGGTCGCTGTCGAGGAGCGGCTGACTGCGGCCGATAGGGAGCACAAGCAGCTGCTCGGGCAGCTGAAAAAGCAGGAGGAGCATGACATCGAGCTGAAGCCCATCACAAACAATACATCTCTGGTCAACAGCCTCAAAACAGAGAACATCAGCCTCAAATCAGAAAACATCTGCCTCAAATCAGAGAACATCAGCCTCAAATCAGAGCTCAATAGACTAAAGGAGCAGATCAATGAGCAGCGGCAGACCATTGAAGCCAAAACATTTCTGGAAATGAAGCAGCAGTCACAGAAAGACCTGCTGAGAGCGACTCGTGTCAGCGACGAGGCGATGGCCCAGTTGGATCGCAAGCTCGACGACACCAAAAATAGCTTGCTCAGGGAGATGGAGTCCATCTACAACCAAAACCTCCATGCTCTGGACAAAGTCAGTCAGAATCAACTTGTCAGGCAGGAGATACTTGTCAACCCTGTGGACTCGCAGCAGCAGAGAGACATCTACAAGGAGATCCAGAGCCAGACAATCCAGATGTTGGAgcagcaaaaaaagaaacatagtCAAAAATGGAAATCCAGGTTGCAGGGAGTCAAAGCTCAGCACAAATCTGAGATTGACAGGCTGATGGATGAGCTGAGCCAAATGCAGATGTACCAGTCTGAGAACCATAAGATGTCCCGGATTCTGCGGAAGAAGAAGCTCATCATCCAAGCTCAGAGGGAACAGATAAAGAGCATTTATTTAAACCCACCcatcaaagaagaagaagaacaaaaagaagaagcagaagaagaagaagaagtaccAGTCATCAAGAGTTCACCTGCACCAGAGCCCCAACAGAAGAGAGTTTCCACGATGAGGCCAGTGTCTGTTCCAATCTTGGATCCTATACAGGAGCTGTCAGAGGATTCAAACACCATATCTGAAAAGAGTCCAGCGCAGACAGAACCCAAGCCTGAGCTCAGGAAGGAGTTGGCACTGACGCTCGTCAGGCCGGTGGAGAGTCAGAGAACGGAAACTTCTGGGAGCCTTACAGAAAA GAAGCTTCTGTTGAGCTTCATTGAGGAATCGGATCCTGAGATGGAAGAGGTAGAAAAGCAAGGAAAAG taaagaaaaagaacaaattggTGAGAAAAATGAAGATCTTGGGACAAAAGAT TTCACAGAGTTGCAGGAGAGTATTGAGTGTTTTTCGTTGTCGGAAGAGGAGCACTGTGGAAAAATCTAAATCATCATCAGAGAGTGAGGAAAGTTCTACAGAAATGTCCTCCAGTCAG